TACCTCGGCATTTTCAACTCATGGACCGGCCAAGACTGCTGCCACAACTGGTACGGCGTCAGCTGCGACTCGCTCACTCACCGAGTCGCCGACATCAACCTCCGCGGCGAGTCAGAAGACCCCATCTTCGAGCGAGCTCACCGAACCGGTTACATGACCGGACACATCTCTCCGGCGATATGCGACCTCGCTCGTCTCTCCGCCATCACCATCGCCGATTGGAAAGGTATCTCCGGCGAGATCCCCACGTGCATCACACGTCTTCCTTTCCTCCGTACGCTCGATCTCATCGGAAACCAAATCTCCGGCGGGATACCAAACGACATCGGAAGGCTACACCGGTTAGCTGTTTTAAACGTAGCGGATAACCGGATATCCGGTTCAATTCCAAAATCGTTAACCAACCTCTCTAGCTTAATGCACTTAGACCTCCGTAACAACCTCATCTCCGGCGTAATCCCGCCGGACTTCGGCCGGTTAACCATGCTCAGCCGCGCATTGCTAAGCGGTAACCGAATAACCGGTCGAATTCCTGAATCACTAACCCGGATTTACCGGTTAGCGGACGTTGATCTCTCAGGTAACCAATTATACGGCCCGATTCCAGCGTCCCTAGGCCGTATGGCGGTT
The Brassica napus cultivar Da-Ae unplaced genomic scaffold, Da-Ae ScsIHWf_3088;HRSCAF=3902, whole genome shotgun sequence DNA segment above includes these coding regions:
- the LOC106451863 gene encoding DNA damage-repair/toleration protein DRT100-like, translated to MKLNVFVSLLLLLVSTATCCPPSDRRALLAFRAALHEPYLGIFNSWTGQDCCHNWYGVSCDSLTHRVADINLRGESEDPIFERAHRTGYMTGHISPAICDLARLSAITIADWKGISGEIPTCITRLPFLRTLDLIGNQISGGIPNDIGRLHRLAVLNVADNRISGSIPKSLTNLSSLMHLDLRNNLISGVIPPDFGRLTMLSRALLSGNRITGRIPESLTRIYRLADVDLSGNQLYGPIPASLGRMAVLATLNLDGNKFSGEIPQTLMTSSVMNLNLSRNMLQGKIPEGFGPRSYFTVLDLSYNNLKGPIPRSISGASFIGHLDLSHNHLCGRIPVGSPFSHLEAASFMYNDCLCGKPLRACLKN